The stretch of DNA GAGCCAGCGGCACCTCCTACGACTCCGGACGCTCCCGCAGTTGCGGACGACTAACGTCACCCGCCACGATGTCCGCGACGCGCTGGCGGTCGAACAACTGCTCGTCTCCGTCTTCTTCGCCGAACACGTCCGGATAGAGTTGCTGTGCGCCGCGTTCGGTGAGAAACAGGTTGTGAATCGGGCCTTGGAACAGGTAGCCGCCACGGTAGACCTGCTCGTTCTGGACGGCGGTCAGTTCACGTGCCACCGAATGCTCTTGCATGAACGCGAGCACGGTGTCGCGGAACTCGGCCGCGCTCTGGCGCTCGTGGGCGCGCAGCATGATGACGTCGGGGTCGATTTCGAGCATCGTCTCGTAGTCGATGCGGCTGCGGTCGGTAGTACTGAGGCCCTGGATGCCTGTCCCCGCGAGCGCGTCGCTCACGCCGAGGTCGTGCCACTGTTTCTTGCTCGTTCCTTGGTCGTTCAGCCGGTACGGCGAGAACTCCTCTGGCTCGTTGCTTCCCTCGTACACCAACAGCACGTTCGGTCGGTCGTCTGCGGGTGGCATGTTGGTTTGGATGGTCGCGATGAACTCGTCGTGGAGCGCCTCGAACGCCGCGTAGCGTTCCTGTTCACCGAACAGGTGGGCGACCTTCTCGAAGGCTTCGTACAGCGTGTAGTAGCGATAGTCGTGCCACTCGTCTTCGCGGCGGAAAATCAGATTCCCGAAGAAAGGGCCGACGTTTTCGGTGATTTCGGCTACGTCCGCCTCGCTCCAGTCGAACCAGTTTATCAGCATCTGCGGGTCCATGACGTGGACGTCGTTGTCGAGCTCGTAGAAGAGCTCCTTCGACATGCCCGCCTCCCCGAGGTCGTTCGTTTCGAGCAGGTCGCGGTCGACGCTCACGCCGGGGAGTTCGTCGTACACCTGCGTGTAGTAGCGACCTGCCCCGCCGATGCCCGTCATCCCGTCGCCTTTCCCGAGGGCGACGCCCATGTCTGCGTAGCCGCCGTCGTAGGCAATCCATTTCTCCGGAATCGACTCAAGTGTGAGGTCGCCAACCGGCTCCATCGAGACGGTGTACCTGCTCGATTCGGTTTCGGTGGGTTGCCCAGTCGTGGGCTGCTCGCCCGTGGTCGTCGTCGCTGCTGGTGAATCGCCCGCACAGCCTGCGAGGAGGCCAGCGCCAATGACTGCCCCTCCATAGGTCAAATAATCTCTTCGCGTCGGTGCGTCGTGTGTTTCCACAGTGTCCGACATGATTTTTAGGCCCGCCTAAACCACAATAACTGTGTCGATTTTTAGGTGTGCCTAAAACTTGGTGGGATGAAGCGGGTGCTCGTTCACTCAGAGCGAAACGTTATCCTCGCTCGCCCGTCTTCTCACACCCAGTCGATGAACCAACAGCGATTTGTCAAGCTCGCGGCACTCGCCTTCGGGCTGATTCTGGTAAGCTTCGTCATTCTCGGCTTCTCGCGGCTCGTGTTGCCGTTCGAAACGGCACGCATGCTCGCCGCGCCGACGACGTTCGCGGCCTTCCTGTTGGTTGTGTACCTTCTCGTCCGCGGCGTCCTCTCGGCGCTCGGCGTTGCCAAAATCCGCGAGGAGTGAAGCCTCAAATCGTGGTTGGAACACTCAAACACCCATTTGAGCTATGCGAAGGGCCTTTTGGTGGGGTGGCGTAGAGTGGGGTAATGGCCCGCTTGCTCCCACTGCGGGCGGATCCGGAAATCGCTCCGGGTGACCCGCGATTGGTGGACGTAGACAGCGAGGCGGCAGATGAGGTGTTCGAGGCGCTTTCTTCGCGCACCGCACGCCGCATTCTCTCCGTCCTCTACGACGACGCCCGCACGCCCACGGAAATCCGTGAGGAAGTGGGCACGTCGCTCCAGAACGTCCACTACCACCTCGACAAACTCCAGAACGCCGGCCTCATCACGCCCGCGGGAACCGGCTACTCGGAGAAGGGAAAGGAGATGACCGTCTTCGCGCCCACCAACGAGTCGGTCGTGCTGTTCGCAGGCGACGAACGCCAGCAATCACTGCTCCGGGGGGTCCTCACCCGATTAGTGGGGGCTATCGTGTTGCTCGCTGGGGCGACGCTCGGCCTCCAGTACGCCCTCGCAAACTGGTTCGTCCAACAGAGTGGTGCAGAGACGGCGGGCGCAGATGCCGCCGCAGACGGCGCGATGGCGGCCGAAGAAGCCGCGCGAACCACTGCAACCGCCGCCGCGTCCGCCGCCGGGAACGCCCCGTTCTTAGACCCCGCGCTCGCCTTCTTCCTCGGCGGGTCGTTCATCATCCTGCTCGCCATCTCGTGGTGGGCCTACCAGCAAGCCTGAGTGGAAACCGTTTTTCCCGTCTCGCCCGAAGCCTCGGGCATGGAACCTACACCCGTCGCCGACCTCGGTCCGGACGCGCGTCGCGCCCTGTTCGCGCGCGATGCGGGTATCGACGAGATTCGAAGCGACGTTGCAGACATCGTCTCCCGCGTCCGCGACGAAGGCGACGTTGCCCTGCGCCAGTTCTCGAAGGAGTTCGACGGCGTA from Haladaptatus sp. ZSTT2 encodes:
- a CDS encoding ABC transporter substrate-binding protein: MSDTVETHDAPTRRDYLTYGGAVIGAGLLAGCAGDSPAATTTTGEQPTTGQPTETESSRYTVSMEPVGDLTLESIPEKWIAYDGGYADMGVALGKGDGMTGIGGAGRYYTQVYDELPGVSVDRDLLETNDLGEAGMSKELFYELDNDVHVMDPQMLINWFDWSEADVAEITENVGPFFGNLIFRREDEWHDYRYYTLYEAFEKVAHLFGEQERYAAFEALHDEFIATIQTNMPPADDRPNVLLVYEGSNEPEEFSPYRLNDQGTSKKQWHDLGVSDALAGTGIQGLSTTDRSRIDYETMLEIDPDVIMLRAHERQSAAEFRDTVLAFMQEHSVARELTAVQNEQVYRGGYLFQGPIHNLFLTERGAQQLYPDVFGEEDGDEQLFDRQRVADIVAGDVSRPQLRERPES
- a CDS encoding ArsR/SmtB family transcription factor, with product MARLLPLRADPEIAPGDPRLVDVDSEAADEVFEALSSRTARRILSVLYDDARTPTEIREEVGTSLQNVHYHLDKLQNAGLITPAGTGYSEKGKEMTVFAPTNESVVLFAGDERQQSLLRGVLTRLVGAIVLLAGATLGLQYALANWFVQQSGAETAGADAAADGAMAAEEAARTTATAAASAAGNAPFLDPALAFFLGGSFIILLAISWWAYQQA